One segment of Triticum aestivum cultivar Chinese Spring chromosome 2A, IWGSC CS RefSeq v2.1, whole genome shotgun sequence DNA contains the following:
- the LOC123184619 gene encoding uncharacterized protein, which yields MVEPADVLGLTRGYKLQPLDDEAVEYYLLRRLLGEELPLEGIILEDDPLSAPPWELLNRHGREDDAFFFAHGQTIDTKGSRNKRTCAGGGCWEGQKVVVDDKQLIVPDSGMEITWKKYHLNFHKDGERGSTGWVMHEYSVTSPPYLASSSVRLYRILFSGHGKKRKRVPDDHGRDDDGGARAATWQAIADLDLLEKQVSASYSVFPQDEDGYCYAANATEDHHLLGSSQDNGRSWFLPGGDRGVGPVRATSDSDQDAPAGVMHEFAGGDGGVALRRWQQRYHPPARWTSP from the coding sequence ATGGTAGAGCCGGCCGACGTGCTGGGCCTCACGCGGGGCTACAAGCTGCAGCCTCTCGACGACGAGGCGGTGGAATACTACCTGCTCCGTCGACTCCTTGGCGAGGAGCTCCCGCTGGAGGGCATCATCCTCGAGGACGATCCTCTGAGCGCGCCGCCATGGGAGCTCTTGAACAGACACGGGCGGGAGGACGATGCTTTCTTCTTTGCCCACGGGCAAACCATCGACACCAAGGGGAGTCGGAACAAGCGGACCTGCGCGGGCGGCGGGTGCTGGGAAGGGCAGAAGGTCGTCGTGGATGACAAGCAGCTCATCGTCCCCGACAGCGGCATGGAGATCACCTGGAAGAAGTACCACCTCAACTTCCACAAGGACGGCGAGAGAGGCAGCACGGGGTGGGTCATGCACGAGTACTCGGTCACATCCCCGCCCTATCTGGCCTCGTCGTCGGTCAGGCTGTATCGCATTCTGTTCAGTGGCCATGGCAAGAAGCGCAAGAGGGTGCCCGATGATCACGGCCGCGACGACGATGGTGGAGCGCGCGCGGCCACCTGGCAAGCCATAGCAGATCTTGATCTTCTCGAGAAGCAGGTTTCAGCGTCGTACTCTGTTTTCCCTCAAGATGAGGATGGCTACTGTTATGCGGCGAACGCCACAGAGGATCATCACCTGCTGGGTTCTTCCCAAGACAACGGCCGCTCGTGGTTCTTGCCCGGCGGAGACCGCGGAGTAGGGCCGGTCAGGGCGACATCAGATTCAGATCAAGACGCCCCAGCGGGCGTGATGCATGAGTTCGCCGGTGGAGATGGTGGTGTTGCGTTGCGCCGGTGGCAGCAACGCTACCATCCTCCGGCGCGATGGACGAGTCCTTAG